A region from the Vicia villosa cultivar HV-30 ecotype Madison, WI linkage group LG3, Vvil1.0, whole genome shotgun sequence genome encodes:
- the LOC131658898 gene encoding uncharacterized protein LOC131658898: protein MAGVVPTEMSANSPRRTAQFARNAQGRGNTEMKTGILQLVYANPFTGMDHEDPFAHLTKFYEIAGSTGVNAENEESLFKSLFPHSLIGKAKEWYLDQLPNVMIDWNLLEEKFLERYFPQSRFMEAKTAIAVFNQGSNEPLNEAWERYKSLLRKCKGHGFDELTQIHLFRNGLQPVHKTFLDATAGGSLMSKSVEEVITIIDRMALNDRQCQHDRSPSQTKPGVLELNTNDAILAQNKLLSHQVELLTQQMTKLPQQMKEIQGSQTRHHQLSEQQPGASFSANTQTNSKEHCKAIFTRSGKEVNSGVNEEVIVEDEEEIIVEDEEEEVAVENEGEKSEEKIEEELVEKERKEKEEREKNDKKVKKNKKRNENMLTKKKKYTDEETVVLDAHCSAIIQKTPPRKEADPGRVILPITIGGNYISNGLVDLGSSINLIPLSVVKRLGNIEMKHTRITLQLADKSIISPYGVVQDMLVKVDKFLFPVDFVVVDMEEDRDVPLILGRPFMKTTRMMIDIDDGIMKVRVQDKEVIFTLFESMKPPKDEHDNFQVDDEKEEIIEVENQFHKDKDKVNHEGKTHHKNFKVGQMVLVCNSRLKVFPSKLKSKWSGPFVVKEVRNYGSIVVEDPKTQESWTVKERRLQVYHDE from the exons ATGGCGGGTGTTGTTCCAACCGAAATGTCCGCTAATAGTCCAAGGCGCACCGCTCAATTTGCACGTAATGCCCAAGGTCGAGGAAACACGGAGATGAAAACCGGAATCCTTCAACTTGTCTATGCAAATCCATTCACCGGAATGGATCATGAGGATCCTTTCGCTcatctcaccaaattttatgagatTGCGGGTTCAACGGGAGTTAATGCGGAGAATGAAGAATCATTGTTCAAGAGCCTATTTCCACATTCATTAATTGGGAAAGCCAAAGAGTGGTATCTTGAtcaattaccaaatgtgatgataGATTGGAATCTATTGGAAGAAAAGTTTTTAGAACGATATTTTCCTCAATCCCGATTCATGGAGGCCAAAACAGCAATCGCGGTTTTCAACCAAGGAAGCAACGAACCACTTAATGAGGCTTGGGAAAGATACAAGTCATTGTTGAGAAAGTGCAAGGGGCATGGTTTTGATGAGCTCACACAAATTCATCTATTCCGAAATGGACTTCAACCGGTTCACAAAACATTtttggatgctaccgcgggtggttctcTTATGTCCAAAAGTGTGGAGGAAGTAATCACTATCATCGATCGAATGGCACTCAATGATCGACAATGTCAACATGATCGAAGTCCTTCACAAAcgaaaccgggagttcttgaattgaacacCAATGATGCCATCCTTGCGCAAAACAAGCTTCTTTCACATCAAGTGGAGTTACTCACACAACAAATGACCAAACTCCCGCAGCAAATGAAAGAGATTCAAGGATCTCAAACTAGGCACCAT CAATTGTCCGAGCAACAACCGGGAGCATCCTTTTCCGCCAACACCCAAACCAATtcaaaggagcattgcaaagccatTTTTACAAGAAGTGGGAAGGAGGTGAATAGTGGCGTAAATGAAGAGGTTATAGTGGAAGATGAGGAGGAAATAatagttgaagatgaagaggaggaAGTGGCAGTTGAAAATGAGGGAGAAAAGAGTGAGGAGAAGATAGAGGAAGAATTAGTTGAAAAAGagcggaaagaaaaagaagaaagagagaaaaatgacaaaaaagtgaAGAAGAATAAAAAGAGAAATGAGAAT atgctcacaaagaaaaaaaaGTACACGGATGAAGAGACAGTTGTGCTTGATGCTCATTGTAGTGCAATTATTCAAAAAACTCCCCCAAGAAAGGAAGCCGACCCGGGACGAGTCATTTTACCGATTACCATTGGAGGTAACTACATTAGTAATGGTTTGGTTGATTTAGGGTCTAGCATCAATTTAATACCTTTATCCGTTGTCAAGAGATTGGGGAACATTGAGATGAAACACACCAGGATAACTTTACAACTAGCCGATAAGTCTATCATTTCACCATATGGAGTTGTACAAGACATGCTGGTAAAGGTGGACAAATTTTTGTTCCCGGTTGATTTTGTGGTAGTCGACATGGAGGAGGATCGTGATGTTCCATTAatacttggaagaccattcatgaagaccacccgaatgatgattgatatcgATGATGGGATTATGAAAGTAAGGGTGCAAGATAAAGAGGTAATTTTTACTCTTTTTGAGTCTATGAAGCCTCCTAAGGATGAACATGACAACTTCCAAGTCGATGATGAAAAAGAAGAAATCATTGAGGTGGAAAATCAATTTCACAAGGACAAAGACAAGGTAAATCATGAGGGGAAGACTCATCACAAAAACTTTAAAGTTGGACAAATGGTGCTTGTGTGCAATTCAAGACTCAAGGTGTTTCCTAGCAAGTTAAAATCAAAGTGGTCGGGGCCATTTGTTGTGAAAGAGGTGCGAAACTATGGATCCATTGTGGTGGAGGACCCTAAAACACAAGAAAGCTGGACTGTAAAGGAACGAAGACTCCAAGTCTACCACGATGAATAA